In Primulina huaijiensis isolate GDHJ02 chromosome 16, ASM1229523v2, whole genome shotgun sequence, a single genomic region encodes these proteins:
- the LOC140961536 gene encoding uncharacterized protein isoform X1, giving the protein MPPFAASLIPSVPPAVHPPRKSLNPPSLGQLPRPSLEAESISRRDAAIFFSCIIGPVLPSFVQPPPASAFSFGISGPKEWLKEQKKKSSKFLLAPVDASLNFLRSAYLLLTEREAEFSKNDLEEVQKLLVSAARDCVPQDRNSFVVFQSKTGVEVCTFQLILKNASSLLDDKDPIKLKAEAKLSDLIQSFTSLSGLTREGGVPLTTVRQRVVVALKDTITSLNNFEQGIKNCLEV; this is encoded by the exons ATGCCGCCGTTCGCCGCCTCCCTTATCCCTTCCGTCCCTCCTGCCGTCCACCCACCAAGGAAGTCCTTAAATCCACCATCACTTGGACAGTTGCCCCGCCCATCCCTGGAAGCTGAATCCATCTCCCGCAGAGATGCAGCCATTTTCTTCTCGTGTATTATCGGTCCCGTCCTACCTTCTTTCGTCCAACCACCTCCGGCTTCTGCATTCTCATTTGGCATCT CAGGACCAAAGGAATGGCTCaaagaacaaaagaaaaaatcttCTAAGTTTTTGTTGGCGCCTGTTGACGCGTCGCTCAATTTCCTTCGATCTGCTTACCTCTTATTAA CGGAACGTGAAGCAGAGTTCAGCAAAAATGATTTGGAGGAGGTTCAGAAGCTGCTTGTCTCTGCTGCTAGAGATTGTGTCCCTCAGGACAGGAATTCTTTTGTTGTATTCCAATCCAAAACTGGAGTCGAG GTATGCACATTCCAGTTGATTCTGAAAAATGCATCTTCTTTGCTTGATGACAAAGATCCAATCAAGTTGAAAGCTGAAGCCAAACTCAGTGATCTCATACA ATCATTTACATCTCTTAGTGGCCTGACTAGAGAAGGGGGTGTTCCACTGACTACTGTCAG GCAAAGAGTTGTGGTTGCACTTAAGGATACAATAACTTCTCTGAACAACTTTGAGCAGGGTATCAAGAATTGTCTTGAAGTCTGA
- the LOC140961535 gene encoding uncharacterized protein: MFRRKSNSPQDEESVELQHARQINELKASLGPLLGRNLQYCTEACLKRYLEARNWNVDKSKKMLEETLRWRSSYKPEEIRWHEVAMEGETGKVFRANFHDRHGRTVLILRPGKQNTSSIENQVKHLVYLIENAILNLPEDQEQMAWLIDFTGWSLSTSVPIKCARETASILQNHYPERLAVAFLCSPPRVFEAFWKVVKYFLDPKTFQKVKFVYMKNKDSVELMSSYFDLDNLPTEFGGKATLQYDHEEFSMQMARDDVKAAKFWGFDQHQFIGAEVAPEPECLVPPVS, from the exons ATGTTTCGGCGCAAGAGTAATTCCCCACAAGATGAGGAGAGTGTTGAGCTGCAGCACGCTCGCCAG ATCAATGAGCTCAAAGCTTCTCTGGGGCCACTTTTAGGTCGCAATCTGCAGTATTGCACCGAAGCATGCTTGAAGAGATATCTGGAAGCTCGGAACTGGAATGTCGACAAATCAAAGAAAATGTTAGAAGAGACATTGAGATGGAGATCAAGCTATAAACCCGAAGAGATACGTTGG CATGAAGTTGCAATGGAAGGTGAAACTGGGAAGGTTTTTCGAGCAAATTTTCATGATCGTCATGGTAGGACTGTTCTTATTCTAAGGCCAGGGAAACAG AATACAAGTTCGATAGAAAACCAGGTTAAACACCTGGTGTACCTTATTGAAAACGCCATCCTTAATCTTCCAGAAGATCAAGAACAGATGGCATGGTTGATAGATTTCACAGGATGGTCTTTAAGCACCAGTGTCCCTATCAAATGCGCTCGGGAAACTGCCTCTATACTCCAAAATCATTACCCCGAAAGGCTTGCCGTAGCATTTCTGTGCAGCCCCCCACGCGTATTTGAAGCTTTCTGGAAG GTTGTGAAGTACTTTTTGGACCCCAAAACGTTTCAAAAGGTCAAATTTGTTTACATGAAGAACAAAGACAGTGTTGAACTCATGAGTTCATATTTCGACCTAGACAATCTCCCGACTGAGTTTGGAGGCAAAGCCACACTACAGTATGACCATGAGGAGTTCTCCATGCAAATGGCACGAGATGACGTTAAAGCTGCCAAGTTCTGGGGATTTGATCAGCACCAGTTTATTGGAGCTGAAGTGGCTCCGGAGCCTGAATGCCTCGTTCCACCAGTTAGTTGA
- the LOC140961536 gene encoding uncharacterized protein isoform X2 encodes MPPFAASLIPSVPPAVHPPRKSLNPPSLGQLPRPSLEAESISRRDAAIFFSCIIGPVLPSFVQPPPASAFSFGISGPKEWLKEQKKKSSKFLLAPVDASLNFLRSAYLLLTEREAEFSKNDLEEVQKLLVSAARDCVPQDRNSFVVFQSKTGVEVCTFQLILKNASSLLDDKDPIKLKAEAKLSDLIQSFTSLVQIIYIS; translated from the exons ATGCCGCCGTTCGCCGCCTCCCTTATCCCTTCCGTCCCTCCTGCCGTCCACCCACCAAGGAAGTCCTTAAATCCACCATCACTTGGACAGTTGCCCCGCCCATCCCTGGAAGCTGAATCCATCTCCCGCAGAGATGCAGCCATTTTCTTCTCGTGTATTATCGGTCCCGTCCTACCTTCTTTCGTCCAACCACCTCCGGCTTCTGCATTCTCATTTGGCATCT CAGGACCAAAGGAATGGCTCaaagaacaaaagaaaaaatcttCTAAGTTTTTGTTGGCGCCTGTTGACGCGTCGCTCAATTTCCTTCGATCTGCTTACCTCTTATTAA CGGAACGTGAAGCAGAGTTCAGCAAAAATGATTTGGAGGAGGTTCAGAAGCTGCTTGTCTCTGCTGCTAGAGATTGTGTCCCTCAGGACAGGAATTCTTTTGTTGTATTCCAATCCAAAACTGGAGTCGAG GTATGCACATTCCAGTTGATTCTGAAAAATGCATCTTCTTTGCTTGATGACAAAGATCCAATCAAGTTGAAAGCTGAAGCCAAACTCAGTGATCTCATACA ATCATTTACATCTCTTGTGCAGATCATTTACATCTCTTAG